In Cellulomonas fulva, the sequence CGACGAGAACGGCGCGCACGAGAGCGGGGCGTCGGGACATGGTGCGAGCATGGACGACGACGCGCCACCGCGCTCGTCGAACCGCAGGTCAGGCGCGTCGGCGTGTCGTCGGAGCCGCCGTGACCCGAGTGCCCCTGTGACCCCTGTGACCCGCGTGACCCGCGTGACCCCCGGTCCGGTCAGGGCAGCCGGACCATCCCCTCCTGGGCGATCGAGGCGACCAGCTCGCCGGACCGCGTGAAGACGCGGGCCGCGCCCAGACCGCGCCCGCCCTGCGCGCTCGGCGAGGACTGGACGAACAGCAGCCACTCGTCGACGCGGACGTCCCGGTGCCACCACATCGCGTGGTCCAGGCTCGCGATCGACATGCCCCGGGTCATCCAGGACTGGCCGGCGCGGCGCAGGACGGGCTCGAGCATCACCTGGTCGCAGGCGTAGGCCAGGAGCGCGCGGTGCAGCAGCCGGTCGTCCGGCAGCGGGTCGAGCGCGCGGAACCAGACCATCTGGTGCCCCGACGGCTCGGCCGCCGGACCGAGGTAGAGCGCGCCCTCGACGTGCCGCACGTCGAACGCCGCCTCCTGCGTCCAGAACTTCGCGACGGGGTGGTCGATGTGGCCGATCACGTCGTACGCCGAGCGCACATCGTCGGGACCCGGGACGCCCGCCGGCATCGGGTCCGCGTACTCGTGCCCGTCCTGCTCGGCCTGGAAGGAGGTGATCATCGACAGGATCGGCGCGCCGCCCTGCAGCGCGTGGGTCCGTCGGGCCGTGAACGACCGCCCGTCCCGCAGCCGCTCGACGGCGAACGTGATCGGCTCGTCGACCACACCGGCGCGCAGGAAGTAGCCGTGCAGCGAGTGGGGGAGCCGGTCGTCGGGCACCGTGGCCCCCGCGGCCAGCAGGGCCTGCGCGAGCACCTGACCGCCGAAGACGCGTCCGTTCGGCTGCGGCAGCGAGCGACCCTGGAACAGGTCCGGGTTCGCGGGGTCGTCCGTCAGGCGGAGCACGTCGAGCACGGGCGCCATGCGTCCGGTGCGGGGGGTCGCAGCGGGGTCCGAGGTCATGACCGCAGACTCTCACGCGGCCCCGGTCCGGCGTCGCGTCCGCGCGGACCCCGCGGCGGTGGCGTCCGCCTCAGTCGTCGCCTCAGTCGTCGAACGTGTTGAGCATCGAGTGGGCGGCCCGCTCCAGGTAGTCCCACAGCTCCGCCTTGTGCAGCGGCGCGAGGTCGAGGGAGTCGACCGCGTCGCGCATGTGCGCGAGCCAGCGGTCGCGGGCGTCCGGGTTGACCTTGTACGGCGCGTGCCGCATCCGCAGTCGCGGGTGGCCGCGCTGGTCGGAGTACGTCGTCGGCCCGCCCCAGTACTGCTCGAGGAAGAGCGTGAGGCGCTCGGCGGCGGGCCCCAGGTCCTCCTCCGGGTACATCGGCTTCAGCACCGGGTCCGCCGCGACGCCCTCGTAGAACCGCGCGACGAGCGCGACGAACGTCTCGTGCCCGCCCACGGCGGCGTAGAACGAGTCGGGTCTCACCGGCCCATCCTCACACGGAGGCACGGCGGTCCCGGACGTCGCACGCGCGCCGGCCGGACGTCAGCCGGACGTCAGCCGGACGTCAGCCGGGCGTCACAGCCCCAGCTCGGCGAGCACGGGGAGCGCCGCGCGGACCAGCTCGCGGGCGTCGGCAGCGGTGGGGGCCGCCAGCGCCCGCTGCGCCAGGCGCGCGCACTCGTCGGACGTGGTCGCACCCAGCACGGCCGCGACGTCGGCGAGGGCGCGCGGCGTCATCGACAGCGACGTGACACCGAGCCCGACGAGCACGACGGC encodes:
- a CDS encoding acyl-CoA thioesterase, with translation MTSDPAATPRTGRMAPVLDVLRLTDDPANPDLFQGRSLPQPNGRVFGGQVLAQALLAAGATVPDDRLPHSLHGYFLRAGVVDEPITFAVERLRDGRSFTARRTHALQGGAPILSMITSFQAEQDGHEYADPMPAGVPGPDDVRSAYDVIGHIDHPVAKFWTQEAAFDVRHVEGALYLGPAAEPSGHQMVWFRALDPLPDDRLLHRALLAYACDQVMLEPVLRRAGQSWMTRGMSIASLDHAMWWHRDVRVDEWLLFVQSSPSAQGGRGLGAARVFTRSGELVASIAQEGMVRLP
- a CDS encoding globin; translated protein: MRPDSFYAAVGGHETFVALVARFYEGVAADPVLKPMYPEEDLGPAAERLTLFLEQYWGGPTTYSDQRGHPRLRMRHAPYKVNPDARDRWLAHMRDAVDSLDLAPLHKAELWDYLERAAHSMLNTFDD